From one Brevundimonas sp. PAMC22021 genomic stretch:
- the thiC gene encoding phosphomethylpyrimidine synthase ThiC — translation MNIHVPAAPEEPQSDLALADARRAVEAETGRIPTGPRAGGNKVYVAGHLFPDLRVPFREVHVHPSANEPPVTMYDASGPYTDPHANIDIKTGLPPVRGRWQQERGDIAPVAHPREVKPEDNGHASGRHLAPRFDTSRHRVFKGVPGRPVTQFEYARAGIITPEMEFVAIRENMRRAAPGMGDGAWGVGDARRVTLADGSTVSLPNTPHPTPHTLPRDGESFGAAIPDYVTPEFVRDEIARGRAIIPANINHPEVEPMIIGRNFLVKINANIGNSAVLSTVDDEVDKLVWATRWGADNVMDLSTGRNIHNIRDWIVRNSPVPIGTVPIYQALEKVGGVAEDLTWEVFADTLVEQAEQGVDYFTIHAGVRLPFVPLTANRVTGIVSRGGSIMAKWCLAHHRESFLYEHFADICDIMRAYDVSFSLGDGLRPGSIADANDEAQFAELRTLGELTKIAWDKGCQVMIEGPGHVPMHKIKQNMDEQLKHCHEAPFYTLGPLTTDIAPGYDHITSAIGAAMIGWFGTAMLCYVTPKEHLGLPDRQDVKDGVITYKIAAHAADLAKGHPAARLHDDALSRARFEFRWEDQFNLGLDPETARKFHDATLPKEAHKTAHFCSMCGPKFCSMKISQDIRDAARGQNDAGASLIDAEAGMREMSEKFRAGGGVVEVKVANPELRTD, via the coding sequence ATGAACATCCACGTCCCCGCCGCTCCCGAAGAGCCCCAGTCTGATCTCGCCCTCGCCGACGCTCGCCGCGCGGTGGAGGCCGAGACCGGCCGCATCCCCACCGGCCCCCGCGCCGGCGGAAACAAGGTCTATGTGGCGGGCCACCTGTTCCCCGACCTGCGCGTTCCCTTCCGCGAGGTGCATGTCCACCCGAGCGCCAACGAGCCGCCGGTGACGATGTATGACGCCTCCGGCCCCTACACCGACCCCCACGCTAACATCGACATCAAGACGGGCCTGCCCCCCGTTCGCGGCCGCTGGCAGCAGGAGCGCGGCGACATCGCCCCGGTCGCCCACCCGCGCGAGGTCAAGCCCGAGGACAACGGCCACGCCTCGGGCCGTCACCTCGCGCCCCGCTTCGACACCTCGCGCCACCGCGTGTTCAAGGGCGTCCCCGGCCGCCCGGTGACCCAGTTCGAATACGCCCGCGCCGGGATCATCACGCCCGAGATGGAGTTCGTCGCCATCCGCGAAAACATGAGGCGCGCCGCGCCGGGCATGGGGGATGGGGCGTGGGGTGTGGGCGATGCCCGGCGCGTCACCCTCGCCGACGGCTCGACCGTCTCCCTCCCCAACACCCCACACCCCACACCCCACACCCTCCCGCGCGACGGCGAGAGCTTCGGCGCCGCCATCCCCGACTACGTCACCCCCGAATTCGTCCGCGATGAAATCGCCCGCGGCCGCGCCATCATCCCCGCCAACATCAACCACCCCGAGGTCGAGCCGATGATCATCGGCCGCAACTTCCTGGTGAAGATCAACGCCAACATCGGCAACTCGGCGGTCCTGTCGACGGTGGACGACGAGGTGGACAAGCTGGTCTGGGCCACCCGCTGGGGCGCCGACAACGTCATGGACCTGTCGACGGGTCGGAACATCCACAACATCCGCGACTGGATCGTGCGCAACTCGCCCGTCCCCATCGGCACGGTGCCCATCTATCAGGCGCTGGAAAAGGTCGGCGGCGTGGCCGAGGACCTGACGTGGGAGGTGTTCGCCGACACCCTGGTCGAACAGGCCGAGCAGGGCGTGGACTATTTCACCATCCACGCCGGCGTGCGCCTGCCGTTCGTGCCTCTGACGGCCAATCGCGTCACCGGCATCGTGTCGCGCGGCGGATCGATCATGGCCAAGTGGTGCCTGGCCCACCACCGCGAGAGCTTCCTGTACGAGCATTTCGCCGACATCTGCGACATCATGCGCGCCTATGATGTGTCGTTCTCACTGGGCGACGGCCTGCGCCCCGGCTCCATCGCCGACGCCAATGACGAGGCCCAGTTCGCCGAGCTGCGCACCTTGGGCGAGCTGACCAAGATCGCCTGGGACAAGGGCTGCCAGGTGATGATCGAGGGCCCCGGCCACGTGCCGATGCACAAGATCAAGCAGAACATGGACGAGCAGCTGAAGCACTGCCACGAGGCGCCCTTCTATACGCTTGGCCCGCTGACCACCGACATCGCGCCGGGCTACGACCACATCACCTCCGCGATCGGCGCGGCCATGATCGGCTGGTTCGGCACGGCCATGCTCTGCTACGTCACGCCCAAGGAGCATCTGGGCCTGCCCGACCGCCAGGACGTCAAGGACGGCGTCATCACCTACAAGATCGCCGCCCACGCCGCCGACCTGGCCAAGGGCCACCCCGCCGCCCGCCTGCACGATGACGCCCTCAGCCGCGCCCGGTTCGAATTCCGCTGGGAGGATCAGTTCAACCTGGGTCTGGACCCCGAGACCGCGCGCAAGTTCCACGACGCCACCCTGCCCAAGGAGGCCCACAAGACCGCCCACTTCTGCTCCATGTGCGGCCCGAAATTCTGCTCCATGAAGATCAGCCAGGACATCCGCGACGCCGCGCGCGGCCAGAACGACGCGGGCGCCAGCCTGATCGATGCGGAAGCGGGCATGCGCGAAATGTCGGAGAAGTTCCGCGCCGGGGGAGGCGTGGTGGAGGTGAAGGTTGCTAATCCCGAGCTACGAACTGACTGA